Proteins encoded in a region of the Anopheles ziemanni chromosome 2, idAnoZiCoDA_A2_x.2, whole genome shotgun sequence genome:
- the LOC131283012 gene encoding uncharacterized protein C1orf50 homolog, whose amino-acid sequence MKRMALETTSKEYQDALSKVTLVERNPAPNGTAIVSMYRTGVREADDIVTLAKEIQSADIAVTNNACAKLVMIAEQVRFLQQQAKKILEETQAAQELHHAACNFRKIPGHIYHLYKRASGQTYFSMLSPDEWGPKGCEHQYLGSYKLEHDQTWTPIEKIEKVQENIRWAHRVLDAGLNTNRSNFLSIDEAGANDDKMES is encoded by the exons ATGAAAAGGATGGCGCTCGAAACAACATCTAAAGAATATCAGGATGCGCTCTCGAAAG TTACTCTGGTGGAGCGTAATCCCGCCCCGAATGGGACGGCAATTGTGAGCATGTACCGAACGGGTGTGCGGGAAGCGGACGACATCGTGACGTTGGCGAAGGAAATTCAGTCGGCCGACATTGCCGTTACGAATAATGCGTGCGCGAAGCTAGTCATGATAGCGGAGCAGGTCCGTTTTCTGCAGCAGCAGGCGAAAAAGATTCTAGAGGAAACGCAAGCCGCACAAGAGCTACACCATGCGGCGTGTAATTTCCGTAAAATTCCCGGCCACATCTACCACCTGTATAAACGGGCCTCGGGGCAAACATACTTCAGTATGCTGTCGCCGGACGAGTGGGGACCGAAGGGTTGCGAGCATCAGTACCTAGGCAGCTACAAGTTGGAGCACGATCAAACGTGGACCCCCATCGAGAAGATCGAGAAAGTGCAGGAGAACATACGGTGGGCACACCGTGTGCTGGATGCTGGGTTGAATACTAATcggtcaaatttcctttcgattgatGAAGCTGGTGCTAATGACGATAAAATGGAATCTTAG
- the LOC131293360 gene encoding protein pecanex, with protein MTAKKDKDYKNHKHGSELSATAISSKLDSHLASQAGTTATGLITAQDPLKRTNKPLMEKRRRARINQSLAILKALILESTVKSKSGDGQTKHSKLEKADILELTVRHFQRHRNLDNPGIDKYRAGYTDCAREVARYLATPEPPPLPSVPTLTDAGSKARLLRHLDNCIAEIDTEICPKTAGVVGATDRTNGAGVTTVASSVGSQDSQTTTVVGAVMYDGLKKAKDLMVDYGGAAPTGPQDSNPLDFSKSNREIGRSPYSYRGSPTDLALLTPKPSGLLHQDENNNRGTSGGTVSGHKTKASNHQHHHHHLHHQPPVSSTVSVANLEDMIHGSEIATTSAAGSHTALNKMMLGHHQSHQSQQKLIDMANLKTCRLDPGAIKHEPTSAGSGLLVNGYSTTSSAVSSPTPSPAAGNMESDKDMSNHSEHSVVVPPVGYPPQSQVLLLPDHYIQLATALGLGSGQPMVDHPSAAAAAAAAAAAALSTTDFETLIEQNRRQAAVLAHEKMTAEMLGSLHGLPENVDESYWELYKKSLGIPDSISKLSLTDVRALMAKSVGPTMPKVERPATPTTATPVVTKMEVDEPNHPHQHHQHHHHLNHPEDQTATTAHSVKAEPAGPVSPGLVEQEPDARVSTGSPPMKKESLDGDSPMICTETQQTATYSEERDRRSVSPRSIEDRRSPTSSNASGSSDRCGSSQGTDSMTGCQLQAQTWRPW; from the exons ATGACTGCAAAGAAGGATAAGGACTACAAGAATCATAAACACGGCAGTG AGTTAAGCGCAACAGCAATCTCGTCCAAGTTAGACAGCCATCTAGCGAGCCAGGCGGGCACGACAGCAACAGGTTTGATTACGGCGCAGGACCCTCTCAAACGAACCAACAAGCCCCTGATGGAGAAACGCCGGCGAGCCCGCATCAATCAGAGTTTGGCCATCCTGAAGGCCCTCATCCTCGAGTCGACGGTCAAGAGCAAGTCCGGCGACGGTCAGACGAAGCACTCGAAGCTGGAGAAGGCGGACATCCTCGAGCTAACGGTGCGTCACTTCCAGCGCCATCGGAATCTGGACAATCCGGGCATCGATAAGTACCGGGCGGGGTACACGGACTGTGCGCGGGAGGTGGCACGCTATCTGGCCACCCCCGAGCCACCACCGTTGCCGAGCGTTCCGACGCTCACGGACGCGGGTTCTAAGGCACGTCTGTTGCGCCATCTTGATAATTGCATTGCGGAAATCGATACCGAGATTTGCCCGAAGACGGCGGGAGTTGTCGGGGCGACGGATCGAACGAATGGTGCTGGTGTAACGACGGTGGCCTCGTCAGTCGGCAGTCAGGATTCGCAGACGACGACCGTCGTTGGAGCGGTAATGTACGACGGATTGAAAAAAGCCAAAGATCTCATGGTGGACTATGGTGGCGCTGCTCCAACTGGACCGCAGGACTCCAATCCACTCGATTTTAGCAAGTCCAACCGAGAAATCGGTCGCTCTCCGTACTCGTACCGAGGTTCCCCGACCGACCTAGCCCTGCTGACTCCAAAGCCATCGGGATTG CTCCACCAGgacgaaaacaacaaccgaGGTACGAGCGGTGGGACGGTGAGTGGACACAAAACGAAAGCCAgcaaccaccaacaccaccatcatcatcttcaccaTCAGCCACCGGTGTCTTCCACGGTGTCCGTAGCCAACCTGGAAGATATGATTCACGgaagcgaaattgcgaccactTCCGCCGCCGGTAGTCATACGGCTCTTAACAAAATGATGCTCGGACACCACCAGTCCCACCAGTCCCAGCAGAAGCTGATCGACATGGCTAACCTCAAAACCTGCCGGCTTGATCCGGGCGCGATCAAGCACGAACCGACGAGCGCCGGAAGTGGTCTGCTGGTCAACGGATACTCCACCACCTCATCCGCCGTATCTTCACCTACTCCATCACCCGCGGCCGGCAACATGGAGTCGGATAAGGATATGTCTAAC CATTCTGAGCATAGCGTGGTGGTGCCTCCAGTCGGCTATCCACCTCAGAGCCAGGTCCTGCTACTTCCTGACCACTACATTCAGCTGGCCACAGCACTCGGCCTCGGCAGTGGCCAACCAATGGTAGACCATCCGAGTGCAgcggccgcagcagcagccgccgccgcagccgcTCTCTCAACGACAGACTTTGAAACCCTGATCGAACAGAACCGCCGGCAGGCGGCCGTCCTAGCGCACGAGAAGATGACAGCGGAAATGCTTGGCAGCTTGCATGGGCTACCGGAGAACGTCGACGAAAGCTACTGGGAGCTGTACAAGAAGTCGCTCGGCATACCGGACTCGATCAGCAAGCTCAGCCTAACCGATGTCCGGGCGCTGATGGCAAAGTCGGTCGGTCCTACGATGCCGAAGGTAGAACGTCCAGCGACACCAACCACAGCAACACCCGTGGTAACGAAGATGGAAGTGGACGAACCGAACCACCCGCATCAgcaccatcaacatcatcaccaCCTGAACCATCCAGAGGATCAAACGGCAACAACTGCACACTCAGTAAAAGCTGAACCAGCTGGGCCAGTGTCTCCCGGCCTGGTTGAACAGGAGCCCGACGCCAGAGTATCAACGGGCAGTCCACCGATGAAGAAAGAGTCGCTCGATGGAGACAGTCCCATGATCTGCACGGAAACCCAACAGACAGCCACGTACTCCGAGGAAAGGGATCGGCGCAGTGTGAGCCCACGGTCGATCGAAGATCGAAGATCACCCACCAGTAGCAATGCTAGCGGAAGTAGTGACCGATGTGGCAGCAGCCAGGGAACCGATAGCATGACCGGATGTCAACTGCAGGCACAAACCTGGCGTCCTTGGTAA
- the LOC131283011 gene encoding protein hook: MESDKMEIYESLVRWLSVLNLSAPHETVQQLSDGAALAQALNQIAPEVFTDGWLSKIKSDVGANWRLKVSNLRKIIEGIYVYYQDELSLNLSEELRPDALKIAEKCDAYELGRLLQLILGCAVNCLEKQKYITQIMELEESLQRNIMAALQDIEYIWQGASPSRNSINTTSSLDVKTLQEDRDTLAQKCHETNKKMLVLIEEKSALQQEIVKLQAIVGRYENPNLIGDDGTSLGPIQLGSSRYNELRKLVDSLKDELLQAETARDDLKMKSMIQEKEIGELHVKIDELHTATAEIAQLKDEIDILKEANEKLKICESQLQTYKKKLEDYNDLRKQMKLQEERSSEYLKQNLQYEEEAKKYAGLKGQVELYKKEIQDMHAKLDVEMGKTVKAEFDFNQLQVELAAVQREKEHLLSERDSLREAFDELKCGQAIGADGAGHGGGAGGNTMSKELHSNDLHERIERLERENKALREGQGGQTALSQLLDDSNQRNEKLREQLKAANQKILLLSQHHTDDGSSKSEMELQLKQTMDLGGEQRSSQIDEAHLSNLHTKIANLEAALAAKDQELQAADVRYKKCVEKAKEVIKTLDPHAISEALLMEKGHMASDPSSGTGVDGAPATASNTPHRPPMGQQEEQLIATAFYRLGMACHREAVDARLLSGPGQSFLARQRQPAARKPLNANFAKK, encoded by the exons ATGGAAAGTGACAAAATGGAAATCTACGAATCACTGGTGCGCTGGCTGAGCGTACTGAATCTGTCCGCCCCGCACGAAACCGTGCAGCAGCTATCCGATGGTGCCGCCCTCGCACAGGCCTTGAATCAGATCGCCCCGGAAGTGTTCACCGATGGGTGGCTGTCGAAGATCAAATCCGACGTCGGTGCCAACTGGCGGCTGAAGGTGAGCAATCTGCGAAAGATTATCGAGGGCATCTACGTGTACTATCAGGACGAGCTAAGCTTGAACCTTTCGGAAGAGTTGCGTCCGGATGCGCTGAAGATCGCTGAAAAGTGTGACGCATACGAACTGGGCCGCCTGCTGCAGCTCATACTTGGCTGTGCCGTGAACTGTCTGGAGAAGCAAAAGTACATCACACAAATCATGGAGCTTGAGGAGTCGCTGCAGCGCAACATTATGGCAGCGCTGCAGGATATTGAGTACATCTGGCAGGGTGCCTCGCCGTCGCGAAACTCAATCAACACCACCTCCAGTCTGGATGTGAAGACGCTGCAAGAAGACCGAGACACACTGGCCCAAAAGTGTCACGAAACGAACAAGAAAATGCTAGTGTTGATCGAAGAAAAGTCGGCTCTGCAGCAGGAAATCGTTAAACTGCAGGCCATCGTTGGCCGGTACGAAAATCCAAACCTGATTGGCGACGATGGCACCTCACTCGGACCTATCCAGCTTGGATCGTCGCGCTACAATGAACTACGTAAGCTGGTGGACAGCCTCAAAGACGAACTACTGCAAGCGGAAACAGCCCGGGATGATCTGAAGATGAAATCGATGATCCAGGAAAAGGAGATTGGCGAGCTGCATGTCAAGATCGATGAACTACACACGGCAACGGCCGAGATAGCACAGCTAAAGGACGAAATCGACATCCTAAAGGAGGCGAATGAAAAGCTCAAGATATGCGAATCGCAGCTGCAAACCTACAAGAAAAAGCTGGAAGATTACAACGACCTACGGAAGCAGATGAAACTGCAGGAGGAGCGCAGTTCCGAGTACCTGAAGCAAAATCTGCAGTACGAGGAGGAAGCAAAAAAGTACGCTGGCCTAAAGGGACAGGTAGAGCtgtacaaaaaagaaatacaggACATGCACGCCAAGCTTGACGTAGAAATGGGCAAGACGGTGAAGGCCGAGTTCGATTTCAATCAGTTGCAGGTTGAACTGGCGGCAGTACAGCGTGAAAAAGAACATCTGTTGAGCGAGCGGGACTCGCTGCGGGAAGCGTTTGACGAGCTCAAATGTGGCCAAGCGATTGGGGCGGATGGAGCTGGCCATGGCGGAGGAGCTGGTGGAAACACGATGTCCAAGGAACTACACTCGAATGATCTCCACGAGCGAATCGAACGGTTGGAGCGGGAAAATAAAGCCCTACGTGAGGGACAAGGTGGTCAAACGGCACTATCG CAATTGCTGGACGATTCGAATCAACGGAATGAAAAGCTACGGGAGCAGCTGAAGGCAGCCAACCAAAAAATTCTACTCCTCAGTCAACATCACACGGACGACGGAAGTTCGAAGAG TGAAATGGAGCTTCAGCTCAAACAAACGATGGATCTTGGTGGAGAACAACGGTCTTCGCAGATTGACGAGGCACACCTCAGCAATTTACACACGAAAATAGCCAACCTTGAGGCAGCCCTCGCAGCAAAAGACCAGGAACTGCAGGCAGCTGACGTACGCTACAAAAAGTGTGTCGAAAAGGCGAAAGAAGTGATCAAAACGCTCGATCCACACGCGATCAGTG AGGCACTCTTGATGGAAAAAGGGCACATGGCCAGCGATCCTTCCAGCGGGACCGGAGTCGATGGGGCACCAGCGACCGCCagcaacacaccacaccgtcCACCGATGGGGCAGCAGGAAGAACAACTGATAGCGACCGCATTCTATCGGCTCGGTATGGCCTGTCATCGGGAAGCGGTGGATGCCCGACTCCTCAGCGGCCCGGGCCAAAGTTTTCTCGCTCGCCAACGGCAACCGGCGGCCAGGAAACCATTGAACGCAAACTTCGCAAAGAAGTAA
- the LOC131293359 gene encoding zinc finger protein 182-like gives MGKANLIERVDSICRLCLEEDGIVPIFDHENIDIPSVVKFVTQLEISNYDAFTKVVCVSCCKFLESVVEFKERCIQSYQTLLELQQESAHVDSKEFATLHSNQDFPLEFIECVPPQTKTIHETAEDADDGEQLDTRSYSETDTYASKDRLETEDDEKSKISKRGSLRKRSIEPEPGQESSTSTNPCPLCGEHIAGGKIMVKHHIKSDHGDDGTLPKIRQCFFCPKAYSSFQLLKFHLNFHPQKVWQCPQCDKCFRNKGIFIDHLRRHANERHFECKICGKRFTTNNYLSTHRQLHKMQDVRNSKVNRSTYSGRKQGRKEAVHDDQTFLCSICPDRFNLQMQLNMHLQCDHVPQDNSEHRYYKCTVCSKPYVNMQLLNIHRQLHELDESCTKTESNEKNTQDVSAVFLCVYCGREFLAERYFKRHLQSHTSDKPQQKPEIYECEICGQQMKTKSNYTNHRKSHRDISATHTKNQQPGETSSDDVEHKKMFLCNICGHNCGSSSNLTVHLRRHNGQTICECLLCGKGYPRRSDLIMHMRTHTGEKPFVCTSCGKGFSRRDKLRIHIRTHTGEKPYGCPCGRAYAQKNDLKTHQKRNNCGQNFDMSKLLAPYPSSICIKSPARSKSVSPSNLLPNVQDSLPENVKDEAELLVSGGAGVDLIDTPNWDQYMSGTFCKQENVTDISFSSQPKLYS, from the exons atggGTAAAGCTAATTTAATTGAACGGGTAGACTCGATATGCCGCCTGTGTCTGGAAGAAGATGGCATAGTTCCCATATTCGATCATGAAAACATCGATATTCCAAGCGTGGTAAAGTTTGTAACTCAGTTAGAG ATCTCCAATTATGATGCTTTCACTAAGGTGGTTTGCGTAAGCTGCTGCAAATTCTTAGAAAGTGTTGTTGAGTTCAAGGAAAGATGCATCCAGTCGTACCAAACTTTACTAGAACTACAGCAAGAAAGCGCACATGTAGATTCGAAGGAATTTGCTACATTACACTCCAACCAAGATTTTCCTCTTGAATTTATCGAATGTGTTCCGCCGCAAACGAAAACGATACATGAGACTGCTGAAGATGCCGACGATGGCGAACAGTTGGATACTAGAAGCTATTCGGAGACGGACACCTACGCAAGCAAAGATCGTTTAGAAACCGAAGACGATgaaaagagtaaaatatctaAACGTGGGTCTTTACGCAAACGCTCGATAGAACCAGAGCCGGGGCAAGAATCGTCAACCAGCACTAATCCGTGTCCATTGTGTGGTGAACACATTGCTGGCGGGAAGATAATGGTTAAACATCATATCAAAAGTGATCATGGGGATGATGGTACGCTACCCAAAATACGACAGTGTTTCTTCTGCCCGAAGGCGTACTCATCGTTTCAGCTGTTGAAATTTCATCTCAATTTTCACCCACAAAAAGTATGGCAATGTCCACAATGTGATAAATGCTTTCGAAACAAAGGCATCTTCATCGATCACCTTCGGAGACACGCAAACGAGCGTCACTTTGAGTGTAAGATTTGTGGAAAACGCTTCACGACGAATAACTATCTTTCCACTCATCGGCAGTTGCATAAAATGCAGGATGTACGAAATTCCAAG GTTAATCGGTCCACATATAGCGGGCGGAAACAAGGCCGAAAAGAAGCCGTACATGACGATCAAACTTTCCTTTGTAGCATTTGTCCGGACAGGTTCAATCTGCAGATGCAGTTAAACATGCACCTACAATGTGATCACGTTCCTCAGGATAACTCTGAACACCGGTATTATAAGTGCACCGTTTGCAGTAAACCCTACGTCAACATGCAACTGTTAAACATTCATAGACAACTGCACGAACTTGATGAAAGCTGTACGAAAACGgaatcgaacgaaaaaaataccCAAGATGTAAGTGCAGTCTTCCTGTGCGTATATTGCGGTAGAGAGTTTCTTGCGGAACGGTACTTCAAACGACACCTTCAATCGCATACATCGGATAAACCACAGCAAAAGCCAGAG ATATATGAATGCGAAATTTGTGGCCAGCAAATGAAAACTAAGtcaaactacactaaccatcGAAAGTCACACAGGGATATAAGTGCTACGCAcaccaaaaaccaacaaccgGGGGAAACCAGTTCCGATGATGTTGAgcataagaaaatgtttctcTGTAACATCTGTGGCCATAATTGTGGATCCTCGAGCAATCTAACGGTGCACCTACGTCGACATAATGGGCAGACTATTTGCGAGTGTTTGTTATGTGGTAAGGGATACCCACGTAGGTCCGATCTAATCATGCAtatgcgcacacacacag GTGAAAAACCGTTCGTATGCACATCGTGTGGGAAAGGATTTTCCCGTCGGGATAAGTTACGGATACACATCCGTACACACACCGGAGAGAAACCGTATGGATGTCCTTGCGGTCGAGCCTACGCCCAG AAAAATGACCTAAAAACACACCAGAAGCGAAATAACTGCGGACAGAACTTTGACATGTCGAAACTGCTAGCTCCTTATCCGTCGTCCATCTGCATAAAGTCTCCTGCGCGTTCGAAATCGGTGTCACCGTCGAACCTCTTGCCGAACGTCCAGGATTCGCTACCAGAAAACGTAAAAGACGAAGCTGAGCTTCTTGTGAGCGGTGGTGCGGGAGTTGATTTAATAGATACTCCCAACTGGGATCAGTACATGTCGGGGACATTCTGCAAGCAGGAAAACGTAACCGATATTTCGTTTTCCTCACAACCGAAGCTGTATTCGTGA